In Streptomyces qaidamensis, one DNA window encodes the following:
- a CDS encoding aldo/keto reductase, with product MEQRHLGRTGLRVSRIGLGTLTWGRGTDEHDAADLMKTFWEAGGTLVDTADVYGDGDAEYLLGRLMDGLVPRRDLVISTKAGSVPDPERRFDGSRGHLLCALDGSLSRLGTDYVDLWHVHAFDPDTPLEETLQALDLAVSSGRARYAAVSNFCGWQLASAATWQLAAPGTRTRLAGTQLEYSLLQRGVEREVLPAALELGIGLLPSSPLGRGVLTGKYRGDTMPPDSRGASEHLAPFVAPYLDDTASRIVDAVATAADGLAVTPLQVALAWVRDRPGVAAPIVGARNAQQLTAALSVETLSLPDEICRALDDVSAPVHRYPDHDWSTL from the coding sequence ATGGAGCAGAGGCATCTCGGCCGCACCGGCCTTCGTGTGTCCCGGATCGGGCTCGGCACCCTGACCTGGGGGCGGGGCACCGACGAGCACGACGCCGCGGACCTGATGAAGACGTTCTGGGAAGCGGGCGGGACCCTCGTCGACACCGCGGACGTGTACGGCGACGGGGACGCCGAGTACCTGCTCGGCAGGCTCATGGACGGCCTGGTGCCCCGCCGTGACCTGGTCATCTCGACCAAGGCCGGCAGCGTGCCGGACCCCGAGCGCCGCTTCGACGGCTCCCGCGGCCATCTGCTCTGCGCGCTGGACGGTTCGCTCTCCCGGCTCGGCACGGACTACGTCGACCTGTGGCACGTGCACGCGTTCGACCCGGACACCCCGCTGGAGGAGACCCTCCAGGCTCTCGACCTCGCGGTCTCCAGCGGGCGGGCCCGCTATGCCGCCGTCTCCAACTTCTGCGGCTGGCAGCTGGCCAGCGCCGCGACCTGGCAGCTGGCGGCCCCCGGAACCCGGACCCGGCTGGCCGGTACGCAGCTGGAGTACTCCCTGCTGCAGCGCGGTGTCGAGCGCGAGGTGCTGCCCGCCGCGCTCGAACTGGGCATAGGCCTGCTGCCGTCCTCACCGCTCGGGCGCGGGGTGCTGACGGGGAAGTACCGCGGCGACACGATGCCGCCGGACTCGCGCGGCGCCTCGGAACACCTCGCGCCGTTCGTCGCGCCGTACCTCGACGACACGGCGAGCCGCATCGTGGACGCCGTGGCGACCGCGGCCGACGGGCTCGCGGTGACGCCGCTCCAGGTGGCCCTGGCGTGGGTCCGCGACCGGCCCGGGGTGGCCGCGCCGATCGTCGGCGCGCGCAACGCGCAGCAGCTCACGGCGGCGTTGTCAGTGGAGACCCTTAGTCTTCCTGACGAGATCTGCCGGGCGCTCGACGATGTGTCGGCGCCCGTGCACCGCTATCCCGATCACGACTGGAGCACGCTGTGA